One genomic region from Bacillus sp. SLBN-46 encodes:
- a CDS encoding S8 family serine peptidase has translation MSKKNYNKKRKLATYALASALALSNFAFVSPTSAAYKPGDIEAKIKQLKQQQTRESFKAQAKKAATTARAGLKATDKVRVIVEVEGQTAVEYATKQGKLYKELSEDKKSSFSTKAEGQQKSVKDKIAAKGVNIKYKQKFSTAFNGFSGEIAYGDLDKIESVSGVKAVYLANEYNRPKVEPNMKTSHNFIESRTTWEKTGFKGQGMVVAVIDTGVDPSHRDFKLTDASKEGLTKEEVNQAIADNGLKGKFYTDKVPFGWNYYDGNDTILDLGPGASMHGMHVAGTVAANGDEANGGIKGVAPEAQVLGMKVFSNDPIYPSTWSDVYLAAIDDSIKLGADVLNMSLGDVAAFYQEDSAEDLAIQRATANGIVCAMSAGNSNHIGDGWDNPYAQNPDIGVVGAPSLNPDGISVAASGNEAYWYQTNVTVDGLQGFTSLGKGIDDWEKFAAANGGKLELASIGGKLGNPEDYNGVDVKGKVVLVPRGTLSFYDKTVNAAKAGAIGIIVYNATNGFWYEDQGGWDVPFMLISGAEGATLEQEVAKGPTYIHVATANKKDSPEMGRMTSFTSWGTTPSLDLKPEITAPGGNIYSTVNNDQYTVMSGTSMASPHVAGGSALVQQYLQTDARFKDLSVAERTHLAKVLLMNTAKNITDLNGQPFSPRRQGAGMMQTYAAVTTPAYFVNKATGNAKVELKDFTSKQFEMTFTVKNISDKSVSYTVNTDVLTDTIQDQYNALIAGDLAGAKVDAPKTVTVPAGKSVDFTVKVDFSNAKLPGLDKDGNKTLLDLRENIFVEGSVTLVGADSTVPNLTAPYVGFYGHWDEPQIIDGFATLGEDRYFDLKYLFKGGTDVEVDQNYFGTSVDNKFYALSPNGDNYLENINPIPSFLRNAAEAQFNILDKDGNQLKRIKAESDVYKNAFDGGSANPFSYKADRLWDGKIKGEVVKDGLYYYEIKTIVDYAGAKWQSKKIPVYVDTTAPKVVSTFDAKKSTVSWNTTENGTGTEEYWIFVNGEKVAAVDGKTSSYVIKDTPEKAIVQVVAWDYAGNYGYDTAAIGDVDSPLIIITDGQKDANGDYVANSPYPWGAYDTKEVEVKGFVSDDIGLKTLKVNGKVTEFKRGEDGNFHFSTTVSFEKDGLFDVQVEAIDHSNKTVSIARKVYVDTTKPVINVDAPERVDKNVDKVTLKLNLQDNFNYLNFYVGEDHEFEVPLVSPVDVLNPLSKDYQVTLPLKEGENKFTLRATDLSGNETVKEVVVSRKDAEKQPVLKNGWSFENSSWYYYVKDVKATGWVKDTDGKWYFLKKDGKMATGWVFDGGAWYYLTKSGAMKTGWLLEGGKWYYLNGNGAMATGWKLVNGKWYYLYKTGVMAANTTVDGYKLGKDGAWIK, from the coding sequence ATGAGCAAAAAGAACTATAATAAGAAACGCAAACTTGCTACATACGCATTAGCTTCTGCTCTTGCATTATCTAACTTTGCTTTTGTATCGCCAACATCAGCTGCATATAAGCCAGGCGATATTGAGGCGAAAATTAAACAATTAAAACAACAGCAAACGAGAGAGTCTTTCAAAGCACAAGCAAAGAAAGCAGCAACAACTGCTAGAGCCGGCCTTAAAGCAACAGACAAAGTCCGTGTGATTGTTGAAGTAGAGGGACAAACTGCTGTTGAATATGCAACAAAGCAGGGTAAATTATACAAAGAATTATCAGAAGATAAAAAATCTTCTTTCTCTACTAAAGCTGAAGGTCAGCAAAAGTCTGTAAAAGACAAAATTGCTGCTAAAGGCGTTAACATTAAGTATAAACAAAAATTCTCAACAGCTTTCAACGGTTTCTCTGGTGAGATTGCTTATGGTGATCTTGATAAAATTGAATCCGTTTCAGGTGTAAAAGCTGTTTACTTAGCGAACGAATATAACCGTCCTAAAGTTGAACCAAATATGAAAACAAGTCATAACTTCATTGAATCACGTACAACTTGGGAGAAAACTGGATTTAAAGGTCAAGGCATGGTGGTTGCCGTTATCGATACTGGTGTTGACCCATCACACCGCGACTTTAAATTAACAGATGCTTCAAAAGAAGGATTAACAAAAGAAGAAGTAAATCAAGCTATTGCTGATAATGGCTTAAAAGGTAAATTCTATACAGATAAAGTTCCTTTTGGTTGGAACTACTATGATGGAAATGACACCATCCTTGACTTAGGACCTGGTGCAAGCATGCATGGTATGCACGTTGCCGGTACTGTAGCGGCAAATGGGGACGAAGCAAATGGTGGAATTAAAGGGGTTGCACCTGAAGCACAAGTACTTGGTATGAAGGTATTCAGTAATGACCCAATCTATCCTTCCACATGGTCTGACGTGTATCTTGCTGCAATTGATGATTCAATCAAGTTAGGTGCTGACGTTCTTAACATGAGTCTTGGTGATGTGGCTGCATTCTATCAAGAAGATAGTGCAGAAGACCTTGCTATTCAAAGAGCGACTGCAAATGGTATCGTTTGTGCGATGTCTGCCGGTAACTCAAACCATATCGGTGACGGATGGGATAACCCATATGCTCAAAACCCTGATATCGGTGTAGTAGGTGCACCAAGCTTAAATCCTGACGGTATCTCTGTAGCTGCTTCTGGAAACGAAGCATACTGGTACCAAACTAACGTTACGGTTGATGGCCTTCAAGGCTTTACAAGCTTAGGTAAAGGGATTGATGATTGGGAAAAATTTGCTGCTGCTAACGGCGGAAAGCTTGAATTAGCTAGCATTGGCGGAAAGCTTGGTAATCCTGAAGATTACAATGGAGTTGACGTTAAGGGCAAAGTAGTTCTTGTTCCACGTGGTACCTTATCTTTCTATGATAAAACTGTAAACGCTGCTAAAGCAGGCGCGATTGGTATTATTGTATACAATGCAACTAATGGTTTCTGGTATGAAGACCAAGGTGGCTGGGATGTTCCATTTATGTTAATTTCAGGTGCTGAAGGTGCTACGTTGGAACAGGAAGTTGCTAAAGGTCCTACTTACATTCATGTGGCGACAGCAAACAAGAAGGATAGCCCTGAAATGGGTCGAATGACAAGCTTTACATCATGGGGAACTACACCATCACTAGACTTAAAGCCTGAAATTACAGCTCCTGGTGGAAATATCTATTCTACTGTTAATAATGACCAGTACACTGTAATGAGCGGTACTTCAATGGCATCCCCACACGTTGCTGGTGGATCTGCGCTTGTTCAACAATACTTACAAACAGACGCACGTTTCAAAGACCTTTCTGTTGCAGAGCGTACGCACCTTGCAAAAGTATTGTTAATGAACACAGCTAAAAATATTACAGACTTAAATGGTCAGCCATTCTCACCTCGCCGTCAAGGTGCTGGTATGATGCAAACTTATGCGGCTGTAACTACACCTGCATATTTTGTAAACAAGGCTACTGGAAACGCTAAAGTTGAGTTGAAGGACTTCACATCGAAGCAATTCGAAATGACCTTCACTGTTAAAAATATCTCTGACAAATCTGTATCTTATACTGTTAACACAGATGTGTTAACAGATACAATTCAAGATCAGTATAACGCTCTTATCGCTGGTGACCTTGCAGGAGCAAAAGTGGATGCACCAAAAACTGTAACAGTACCAGCAGGTAAATCTGTTGACTTTACTGTTAAAGTTGATTTTTCAAATGCAAAACTTCCTGGTCTTGATAAAGATGGAAACAAAACTCTTCTAGACTTAAGAGAAAACATCTTCGTCGAAGGCTCTGTAACATTAGTTGGTGCAGACAGTACGGTTCCAAACTTAACAGCTCCATATGTTGGTTTCTACGGCCATTGGGATGAGCCACAAATCATTGATGGATTTGCGACACTTGGCGAAGACCGTTACTTTGATCTGAAATACCTATTCAAAGGTGGAACAGATGTTGAAGTTGACCAAAATTATTTTGGAACATCGGTTGATAATAAGTTCTATGCATTATCGCCAAATGGAGATAATTACTTAGAGAACATCAATCCAATACCATCATTCTTAAGAAACGCTGCTGAAGCTCAGTTCAACATTTTGGACAAGGACGGCAATCAATTAAAACGCATTAAAGCTGAATCAGATGTGTACAAGAATGCATTTGATGGTGGTTCTGCTAACCCGTTCTCTTATAAAGCAGATCGCCTATGGGATGGTAAAATAAAAGGTGAAGTCGTTAAAGACGGCCTATACTATTATGAAATCAAAACGATTGTTGACTATGCTGGTGCTAAGTGGCAATCTAAGAAAATTCCAGTTTATGTAGATACAACTGCTCCAAAAGTTGTATCAACATTTGATGCTAAAAAGTCGACTGTATCATGGAACACAACTGAAAATGGCACAGGTACTGAAGAGTACTGGATCTTCGTAAATGGAGAAAAAGTTGCTGCAGTTGATGGTAAAACTTCATCATATGTAATAAAAGACACACCTGAAAAAGCGATTGTACAAGTTGTGGCTTGGGACTATGCAGGTAACTACGGCTATGACACGGCAGCAATCGGTGATGTGGATTCTCCATTAATCATTATTACTGACGGTCAAAAGGATGCAAACGGTGATTATGTAGCAAATTCACCATATCCATGGGGTGCATATGATACAAAAGAAGTTGAAGTAAAAGGATTTGTGTCTGACGATATTGGTTTAAAAACATTGAAAGTCAATGGCAAAGTAACTGAATTCAAACGTGGCGAAGATGGAAACTTCCATTTCTCAACAACTGTTTCATTCGAAAAAGATGGACTATTTGATGTTCAGGTTGAAGCGATTGACCACTCAAATAAAACCGTCTCCATTGCTCGTAAGGTTTACGTTGATACAACGAAACCAGTAATCAATGTGGATGCACCTGAAAGAGTGGATAAGAATGTTGATAAAGTTACCTTGAAATTGAACCTACAAGATAACTTCAACTACTTAAACTTCTACGTAGGTGAAGATCACGAGTTCGAAGTGCCGCTTGTAAGCCCTGTGGATGTATTAAATCCATTAAGCAAGGATTATCAAGTAACGCTTCCACTTAAAGAAGGCGAAAACAAATTTACGTTAAGAGCGACTGACCTTTCTGGTAACGAAACAGTGAAGGAAGTTGTCGTTAGCCGTAAAGATGCTGAAAAACAACCTGTATTGAAGAACGGTTGGAGCTTTGAAAACAGTTCTTGGTACTACTATGTGAAAGATGTAAAAGCTACTGGCTGGGTGAAAGATACAGACGGTAAGTGGTACTTCTTAAAGAAAGACGGCAAAATGGCTACTGGCTGGGTATTTGATGGTGGTGCTTGGTACTACTTAACGAAGTCCGGTGCAATGAAGACTGGCTGGTTATTAGAAGGCGGCAAGTGGTATTACCTAAATGGTAACGGTGCTATGGCTACTGGCTGGAAACTAGTTAACGGCAAGTGGTACTACCTATACAAAACAGGTGTAATGGCTGCTAACACAACAGTTGATGGCTATAAGCTTGGTAAAGACGGAGCTTGGATTAAGTAA
- a CDS encoding glucosaminidase domain-containing protein, with amino-acid sequence MKKKRFTALALATMLFSSTASGVAAAETYTWKYQNNSWYYLSSTGKTVKGWVLYNKNWYYLGSNGVMKTGWLLDKNVWYYLDKNSGAMKTGWLKENNIWYFLMSSGAMKTGWLLDKNSWYYLEKSGAMKVGWIEDKGLKYYLSLSGAMITGQKFIDGVPYVFASSGALNTSPLTGWFRDGSIVMYFDTGGVMHKGWLVEGANKYYFKQDGMIRTGWLEEDNKKYFFALDGKMQVGWLNDGDKRYYFGTDGEMKTGWITYGEKSYYLGSDGVMYKGWLTEGEEKYYFGSDGVMVSGWQKVNNKWYYFNSDGTMETGWIYIDGKWYYLNANGEMQTGWLTDNGSTYYLTNNGDMFFGWLALDNKWYYFDSNGKMVTGEKIIDGKTYNFFEDGVLNTGPVVNTTSYNLSYQQMLDLEMTRTPQTDKYRNTNAYVSSEYVLKDVQDPTKGVVISTTPLNVRENTNTNSFIFGTLKNGSQVTIVSTVGTWYEIKYDTWRNAKSEDVSYYLNPNTFSSTSSEYFQFLLLNKSAGTTAKDLNAKPLAGKGILDGKGQAFIQASQQYNVNEVYLISHALLETGNGTSQLAKGIVVDTVDGQPVEPKTVYNMYGVGAIDSCPNTCGSQYAYKQGWFTPEAAIIGGAAFIGQGYINASVPQNTLYKMRWNPINPSHQYATDIGWAVKQTNNIKRIYDSLSSYTLYYELPEYK; translated from the coding sequence TTGAAGAAAAAACGATTTACTGCTTTAGCGCTTGCAACAATGTTGTTCTCTTCAACAGCTTCAGGCGTTGCGGCAGCTGAAACCTATACATGGAAGTATCAAAATAATAGTTGGTATTACCTATCCTCAACAGGTAAAACTGTAAAAGGCTGGGTTCTTTATAATAAAAATTGGTATTATCTTGGCAGTAATGGTGTGATGAAAACGGGCTGGCTACTAGACAAGAATGTTTGGTATTACCTTGATAAGAATAGCGGAGCGATGAAAACAGGCTGGCTAAAAGAAAATAATATTTGGTATTTCCTTATGTCAAGCGGTGCCATGAAGACCGGTTGGCTCTTAGATAAAAATAGTTGGTATTACCTTGAAAAAAGCGGTGCAATGAAGGTAGGCTGGATCGAAGATAAAGGTTTAAAATATTATTTAAGTCTAAGTGGCGCAATGATTACGGGTCAAAAATTCATTGATGGGGTACCGTATGTTTTTGCCTCCTCTGGTGCGTTAAATACATCCCCACTAACAGGCTGGTTCCGTGACGGCTCTATTGTCATGTATTTTGACACAGGTGGAGTGATGCACAAAGGCTGGTTGGTTGAAGGGGCTAATAAATATTATTTTAAACAAGATGGAATGATTCGTACCGGCTGGTTAGAAGAAGATAATAAAAAATATTTCTTTGCACTGGATGGTAAGATGCAGGTTGGTTGGCTGAACGACGGTGATAAACGTTATTACTTTGGAACAGATGGTGAAATGAAGACCGGGTGGATCACCTACGGGGAAAAATCCTATTACCTAGGTTCGGACGGTGTCATGTACAAAGGTTGGTTGACCGAGGGGGAAGAAAAGTATTATTTCGGTTCGGATGGAGTTATGGTCAGTGGCTGGCAAAAAGTTAATAACAAGTGGTATTATTTCAACTCCGATGGAACCATGGAAACTGGCTGGATCTATATTGATGGGAAATGGTACTATTTAAACGCCAACGGAGAAATGCAAACAGGGTGGCTAACCGATAATGGCTCTACCTACTATTTAACGAATAATGGGGATATGTTTTTCGGCTGGTTAGCTTTAGATAATAAATGGTACTATTTTGATTCGAATGGCAAAATGGTAACTGGCGAAAAGATAATTGATGGAAAGACGTATAACTTTTTTGAAGATGGTGTTTTAAATACTGGTCCTGTGGTGAATACGACAAGCTATAATCTTTCGTATCAGCAAATGCTTGATCTTGAGATGACTAGAACTCCACAAACAGATAAGTATAGAAATACGAATGCATATGTTAGTAGTGAATATGTGCTTAAAGATGTACAAGATCCAACCAAAGGTGTGGTGATATCCACAACACCACTTAATGTTCGGGAGAATACGAATACCAATTCCTTTATTTTTGGAACATTAAAGAATGGCTCTCAAGTAACCATTGTTTCCACCGTTGGAACTTGGTATGAAATTAAATATGATACATGGAGAAATGCCAAGTCTGAAGATGTAAGCTATTATCTCAATCCAAATACCTTTAGCTCAACAAGTTCGGAATACTTCCAGTTTCTCCTTCTAAATAAAAGTGCCGGAACTACTGCAAAAGATCTGAATGCGAAGCCACTGGCTGGCAAAGGAATTTTGGATGGAAAAGGCCAAGCATTTATTCAAGCAAGTCAGCAATATAATGTGAATGAAGTGTACCTTATTTCACATGCATTGCTTGAAACGGGAAATGGTACTTCTCAGTTGGCAAAGGGAATTGTGGTTGATACAGTAGATGGGCAACCAGTAGAACCGAAAACGGTATACAACATGTATGGTGTGGGAGCTATTGATAGTTGCCCGAATACTTGTGGCTCCCAATATGCATACAAGCAAGGGTGGTTTACACCAGAAGCGGCTATCATCGGCGGAGCAGCATTTATTGGACAAGGCTACATTAACGCATCAGTTCCACAAAATACACTTTATAAAATGAGATGGAATCCTATTAATCCTAGCCATCAATATGCAACTGATATCGGGTGGGCCGTAAAACAAACAAATAACATAAAAAGAATCTACGATTCGTTAAGTTCGTATACATTATATTACGAGCTTCCAGAATATAAGTAA
- a CDS encoding phosphotransferase, whose product MEQHSFQLLEAINKNANLNQKKMAEICGISIGKVNYLIHDLTFGDYIYSEKKGRNISYFLTQKGIESLKNGIQAFHDKKVNIHQEPLTEIKQAVILAAGSRKDFNKPAGLMPIDDTTLLKRNVEILQENGINHIIIVTGYQKEAFQDIPELSHLQFVHNPKYKWTGSMASLALAYDLISEDILLIEDDILIEERAIKEMIMHPQRDSVLITDESGSGDEAFVELRNGYLYKVSKDIHQFNHVDGEMIGFSKLSYEVFTKMVNDYKENNKNPYMNYEYMLLDVSRHYNIGFLKMHNLIWGEIDSQEHYNIIINKTYPILKRKEAEFREIQIKSYLMEALDLAYEDIQEIRPFGGMTNKNFKVTVNDKEYVLRIPGNGTEQMINRKEEKINSTLVSQLGIDTEIAYFNAETGVKIAELIPNAETLTGKTAKRQDYMMLTTAVLRKLHESGVEMANRFDVFETITKYEQLMEEAKGQPYEHYDEVRAQVMVLKDIYQAMNIMLKPCHNDLVPENLVKSGTDKVYLIDWEYAGMNDPMWDVAAHSLECEFTPEDEELFLSLYLQQDEIPLDIQQRVLMNKIFQDFLWSIWTIIKEAKGDDFGQYGINRFNRAIANLNHELIRELAYSYEK is encoded by the coding sequence ATGGAACAGCACTCATTTCAATTATTAGAGGCGATTAATAAAAACGCCAACTTAAATCAAAAGAAAATGGCTGAGATCTGCGGGATTTCAATCGGGAAGGTTAATTATCTAATCCATGATTTAACATTCGGGGATTATATTTATAGTGAAAAAAAGGGTAGAAATATCAGCTATTTTTTAACACAAAAAGGAATTGAATCCTTAAAGAACGGAATCCAAGCTTTTCATGATAAAAAGGTTAACATTCATCAAGAGCCGTTAACGGAAATTAAGCAGGCTGTTATTTTAGCAGCAGGTTCTCGAAAAGATTTTAACAAACCTGCAGGATTAATGCCAATTGATGATACCACATTATTAAAACGAAATGTAGAGATCCTTCAGGAAAACGGAATTAATCATATCATTATTGTTACTGGCTACCAAAAAGAAGCGTTTCAGGATATCCCGGAACTAAGTCACCTGCAATTTGTGCATAACCCAAAATACAAATGGACGGGATCCATGGCGTCATTGGCACTTGCTTATGATTTGATTTCTGAGGATATTCTCCTTATCGAAGATGACATTTTAATTGAAGAGCGGGCGATTAAGGAAATGATTATGCATCCGCAACGCGACAGCGTTCTAATCACTGACGAAAGTGGCTCTGGCGATGAAGCCTTCGTAGAGCTCCGAAATGGGTATCTTTATAAGGTGTCAAAGGATATTCACCAATTTAATCATGTCGATGGCGAAATGATCGGATTCAGTAAGCTATCCTATGAAGTTTTTACAAAAATGGTTAATGACTATAAGGAAAACAACAAGAACCCATATATGAACTATGAATACATGCTGCTTGATGTATCCAGACATTATAATATCGGCTTCCTCAAAATGCACAACCTCATTTGGGGAGAAATCGATAGCCAAGAGCATTATAATATCATCATTAATAAAACCTATCCAATTCTAAAAAGAAAAGAAGCGGAGTTTAGAGAAATTCAAATCAAGAGCTACTTAATGGAGGCCCTTGACCTGGCCTATGAGGATATTCAGGAAATTAGGCCGTTTGGCGGAATGACAAATAAGAACTTCAAGGTAACGGTCAACGATAAGGAGTATGTGCTTCGGATTCCTGGTAATGGAACCGAGCAGATGATTAACCGAAAAGAAGAAAAAATCAATTCGACCCTTGTTAGTCAGCTCGGTATCGATACAGAAATCGCTTATTTTAATGCAGAAACAGGCGTGAAAATTGCCGAACTTATTCCAAATGCGGAGACGTTAACCGGCAAAACAGCTAAACGCCAGGACTACATGATGCTAACAACGGCAGTTCTTAGAAAGCTGCATGAATCAGGTGTTGAGATGGCCAATCGATTTGATGTGTTTGAAACTATTACAAAATATGAGCAACTGATGGAAGAAGCAAAGGGCCAGCCTTATGAGCATTATGATGAAGTAAGAGCGCAGGTTATGGTTTTGAAGGATATTTACCAAGCGATGAATATCATGTTAAAACCATGTCACAATGACTTAGTTCCAGAAAACTTGGTGAAAAGCGGCACCGACAAAGTGTATTTAATCGACTGGGAATATGCAGGTATGAACGACCCAATGTGGGATGTAGCGGCACACTCGCTAGAATGTGAGTTTACACCAGAAGATGAGGAATTGTTCTTATCACTATACCTACAACAGGATGAAATTCCACTCGACATTCAACAAAGAGTACTAATGAATAAAATCTTCCAGGATTTCCTTTGGAGCATTTGGACGATTATTAAAGAAGCAAAGGGCGATGACTTCGGCCAATACGGAATTAATCGCTTTAACAGAGCTATAGCGAATTTAAATCATGAACTGATAAGGGAGTTGGCATACTCGTATGAAAAATAA
- a CDS encoding DMT family transporter → MKNKGIFFGLFSGFTWALDTVLIGMVLSKAVFVSSDAVIFLAPLVSTFFHDMLSSFWMMLYMLFRGELATSFKKLATRSGRFVVLGALLGGPIGMTGYVLAVKYLGASLSASISAVYPAIGAFFAFLILKDRLTLKNWIGLFISILFIFLLGFAGGEPSPSFILGFSFILLCIFGWGMECVILAYGMKDDEISPEQALQIRQVVSAITYAVLILPFFNAYPLVGEVFKSSEVFLIAGVALSGTASYVYYYKAIYVMGPTRAMALNITYAAWAIFLSFIILDSPITLKVVFFSIMILLGSILTVATKDELKWMNLTKGRRTA, encoded by the coding sequence ATGAAAAATAAAGGGATCTTTTTCGGTTTGTTCTCAGGCTTCACCTGGGCGCTTGACACCGTTTTAATTGGAATGGTTTTATCCAAAGCAGTATTTGTTTCATCAGATGCGGTTATATTTCTAGCACCGCTAGTGAGTACGTTTTTCCATGACATGCTTTCTAGCTTCTGGATGATGCTTTATATGCTCTTCAGAGGGGAGTTAGCCACCTCATTTAAGAAATTAGCGACGCGCAGTGGACGGTTTGTTGTCTTAGGTGCTTTACTAGGTGGACCAATAGGAATGACTGGTTACGTTCTTGCGGTTAAATATTTGGGTGCCTCTCTATCGGCCTCCATTTCAGCGGTGTATCCAGCGATTGGTGCTTTCTTTGCTTTCTTGATTCTAAAAGACAGATTAACTTTGAAAAACTGGATTGGACTTTTTATAAGTATTTTATTTATCTTCTTACTAGGCTTTGCAGGAGGAGAACCATCTCCAAGCTTTATTCTTGGATTCTCATTTATCCTATTGTGTATCTTTGGCTGGGGAATGGAGTGCGTTATCCTTGCTTATGGAATGAAAGATGATGAGATTTCACCAGAGCAAGCGTTGCAAATTCGTCAGGTTGTTTCTGCTATCACTTATGCGGTCTTGATTTTACCATTTTTCAATGCGTACCCTCTTGTGGGCGAAGTGTTTAAGAGCAGTGAAGTGTTCTTGATTGCTGGAGTTGCTCTGTCTGGAACAGCATCTTATGTATACTATTACAAAGCAATTTACGTTATGGGACCAACTCGTGCGATGGCCTTAAATATTACGTATGCAGCATGGGCGATTTTCTTAAGTTTCATTATTCTAGATTCTCCAATTACCCTAAAGGTTGTCTTTTTTAGTATTATGATTTTATTAGGATCTATATTAACTGTCGCTACCAAAGATGAGTTAAAATGGATGAATCTAACTAAAGGCAGGAGAACCGCTTAA
- a CDS encoding sugar phosphate nucleotidyltransferase — translation MRAILLAAGMGTRLRPLTLTTPKSLVEVNGKPMLEQQVEYLQEVGVEEIIVVTGYLKEKFEYLKEKYGVTIVNNDKYDVYNNIYTMYLVREYLSGSYVIDADVFLKNNFLLRDPKKSMYFSSRKPEFKAEWMIRFDDNFKVYDIEVGDGEHDYILCGISYWSEEDGRYIVKKLEESVADGNFKDLYWDDIVKDNIRDLNVYLQEIHPDDSYEIDSLEDLEKVNQRLVMEK, via the coding sequence ATGAGAGCTATACTATTAGCAGCAGGAATGGGCACAAGATTACGACCATTAACACTAACTACACCGAAGTCCTTGGTTGAAGTTAACGGGAAACCGATGCTCGAGCAGCAGGTGGAATACCTTCAAGAAGTCGGTGTGGAGGAAATCATCGTAGTTACAGGATATTTGAAGGAAAAGTTCGAGTACTTAAAAGAAAAGTATGGCGTTACGATTGTTAATAATGACAAATACGATGTGTATAACAACATTTACACTATGTATTTAGTTAGAGAATATCTTTCAGGCTCGTACGTGATTGACGCCGATGTCTTTTTGAAAAATAACTTCCTTTTGCGTGATCCGAAGAAGTCAATGTACTTTAGTTCACGAAAGCCAGAGTTTAAAGCGGAGTGGATGATCCGCTTCGATGACAATTTCAAGGTCTATGACATTGAAGTAGGTGACGGCGAACATGATTATATTTTATGCGGCATCTCGTATTGGTCAGAGGAAGATGGCCGTTATATCGTTAAGAAGCTGGAGGAATCGGTCGCTGACGGGAATTTCAAGGACCTTTACTGGGATGACATTGTTAAGGATAACATTCGTGACCTAAACGTGTACCTACAGGAGATTCACCCAGATGACAGCTATGAAATTGATTCCTTAGAGGATCTCGAAAAAGTAAATCAGCGTTTGGTGATGGAGAAATAG
- a CDS encoding nuclease-related domain-containing protein, with amino-acid sequence MAFKPRTERQELIILRSLNARMELPEEDKRNFYNLKKGYEGEVMFDLLTEKIQSNCYILNDLLLEVNNSKFQIDTLIIKDTLHVFDVKNNEGDYYFENGEFYSKHGTKITTNPLDQLKRCNSLFPQLLQKHGFRIPLESNVVFINPNFTLYQAPKNEPLIFPTQINSLMKKLNTTTRNLTGKHKQLAELLDSLHFVESPYPRLLHYEYSQQRKGFICCLCQSFSVCVDHKILVCNDCGHQETVDAAVVRSVEELKLLFPDRKITTSAVMEWCEGVLSDNIIRRILNKYYKANGFGRWLFYE; translated from the coding sequence ATGGCTTTTAAACCTCGCACGGAACGGCAGGAATTAATTATTTTAAGAAGCTTGAATGCTAGGATGGAGTTACCGGAGGAAGATAAGAGGAACTTTTATAATCTAAAAAAAGGATACGAAGGGGAAGTGATGTTTGATTTATTAACCGAAAAAATTCAGAGTAATTGTTATATATTAAATGATTTATTGTTGGAGGTTAATAATAGTAAGTTTCAAATTGATACGTTGATTATTAAAGATACTTTGCACGTTTTTGATGTTAAAAATAATGAAGGCGATTATTATTTTGAAAATGGTGAGTTTTACTCAAAGCATGGTACGAAAATTACGACGAACCCATTGGACCAACTAAAACGATGTAACTCTCTCTTTCCCCAATTACTGCAAAAACATGGCTTTAGGATTCCTCTAGAATCAAATGTAGTTTTTATTAACCCCAATTTTACACTTTATCAAGCACCAAAAAATGAACCCCTGATATTTCCTACACAGATAAATTCACTAATGAAGAAGTTAAATACGACGACCAGAAATCTTACTGGAAAACACAAACAGTTAGCCGAGCTATTAGATTCATTGCATTTTGTGGAATCCCCTTATCCCCGATTGCTTCATTATGAATATAGTCAACAGCGTAAAGGGTTTATTTGTTGTTTATGCCAGTCGTTTAGTGTTTGTGTGGATCACAAAATCCTAGTTTGTAATGATTGCGGTCACCAAGAAACGGTTGATGCTGCAGTTGTACGTAGTGTGGAAGAACTAAAGTTGTTGTTTCCAGATCGAAAGATTACTACTAGTGCGGTTATGGAGTGGTGTGAAGGAGTTTTGTCGGATAATATCATTAGACGAATATTAAATAAATACTATAAGGCAAACGGTTTTGGAAGATGGCTTTTTTATGAATAA